One stretch of Oryzias latipes chromosome 7, ASM223467v1 DNA includes these proteins:
- the tardbp gene encoding TAR DNA-binding protein 43 isoform X2 → MSELYIRVAEDENEEPMEIPSEDDGTVLLSSVAAQFPGACGLRYRNPESQCMRGVRLVEGVLHAPENEWGNLVYVVNYPKDNKRKMEEIDAASAVKVKRGFQKTSDLIVLGLPWKTTEQDLKDYFSTFGEVIMVQVKRDAKTGNSKGFGFVRFADYETQTKVITQRHMIDGRWCDCKLPNSKVCPDEPMRSRKIFVGRCTEDMTPDELRQYFMQYGEVTDVFIPKPFRAFAFVTFADDQVAQALCGEDLIIKGVSVHISNAEPKHNNIHQLFRNFPGGIASLATQMFGRSQYQSPSSHV, encoded by the exons ATGTCAGAGTTGTATATTCGGGTGGCCGAAGATGAAAATGAAGAGCCTATGGAGATCCCCTCGGAAGACGATGGTACTGTTTTGCTGTCATCGGTAGCTGCTCAGTTCCCAGGGGCTTGCGGGCTGCGGTACAGAAACCCAGAGTCCCAATGTATGAGGGGGGTCCGGCTCGTTGAAGGAGTTCTGCATGCGCCCGAGAACGAATGGGGAAACCTAGTCTATGTCGTCAATTATCCCAAAG ATAACAAAAGAAAGATGGAGGAAATAGATGCTGCCTCAGCTGTAAAAGTTAAAAGAGGCTTTCAGAAAACGTCAGATCTCATTGTCCTTGGGTTGCCATGGAAAACAACAGAGCAAGACCTGAAGGATTATTTCAGTACTTTTGGGGAGGTCATCATGGTACAG GTGAAGAGGGACGCAAAAACTGGGAACTCTAAAGGTTTTGGGTTTGTTCGGTTTGCTGACTATGAGACACAAACAAAAGTCATCACTCAGAGACACATGATTGATGGACGATGGTGTGACTGCAAACTTCCGAACTCAAAG GTTTGTCCCGATGAGCCCATGCGCAGCCGCAAAATATTTGTTGGCCGCTGCACAGAAGACATGACGCCTGATGAGTTGAGGCAGTACTTTATGCAGTATGGTGAAGTCACCGACGTCTTCATTCCCAAACCTTTCCGTGCATTCGCTTTTGTCACGTTTGCTGATGATCAG GTTGCCCAGGCCTTGTGTGGAGAAGACTTGATCATCAAGGGTGTCAGCGTTCACATCTCCAACGCTGAGCCCAAGCACAATAATA TTCACCAACTTTTTCGCAATTTCCCGGGAGGCATCGCGTCTTTGGCGACGCAGATGTTCGGCAGGTCTCAGTATCAGTCCCCCTCCTCCCATGTGTAA
- the tardbp gene encoding TAR DNA-binding protein 43 isoform X1, whose protein sequence is MSELYIRVAEDENEEPMEIPSEDDGTVLLSSVAAQFPGACGLRYRNPESQCMRGVRLVEGVLHAPENEWGNLVYVVNYPKDNKRKMEEIDAASAVKVKRGFQKTSDLIVLGLPWKTTEQDLKDYFSTFGEVIMVQVKRDAKTGNSKGFGFVRFADYETQTKVITQRHMIDGRWCDCKLPNSKVCPDEPMRSRKIFVGRCTEDMTPDELRQYFMQYGEVTDVFIPKPFRAFAFVTFADDQVAQALCGEDLIIKGVSVHISNAEPKHNNSRQMMDRGRFGVGGFGQGYGSNRGGLSSGSGGVNFGALGLNPAMVAAAQAALQSSWGMMGMLANQQGLTTTSGTATTTRDQTYSSASTSYSSPSSASLGWPAGNNNASSSGFSSGFGTSMESKSSSWGM, encoded by the exons ATGTCAGAGTTGTATATTCGGGTGGCCGAAGATGAAAATGAAGAGCCTATGGAGATCCCCTCGGAAGACGATGGTACTGTTTTGCTGTCATCGGTAGCTGCTCAGTTCCCAGGGGCTTGCGGGCTGCGGTACAGAAACCCAGAGTCCCAATGTATGAGGGGGGTCCGGCTCGTTGAAGGAGTTCTGCATGCGCCCGAGAACGAATGGGGAAACCTAGTCTATGTCGTCAATTATCCCAAAG ATAACAAAAGAAAGATGGAGGAAATAGATGCTGCCTCAGCTGTAAAAGTTAAAAGAGGCTTTCAGAAAACGTCAGATCTCATTGTCCTTGGGTTGCCATGGAAAACAACAGAGCAAGACCTGAAGGATTATTTCAGTACTTTTGGGGAGGTCATCATGGTACAG GTGAAGAGGGACGCAAAAACTGGGAACTCTAAAGGTTTTGGGTTTGTTCGGTTTGCTGACTATGAGACACAAACAAAAGTCATCACTCAGAGACACATGATTGATGGACGATGGTGTGACTGCAAACTTCCGAACTCAAAG GTTTGTCCCGATGAGCCCATGCGCAGCCGCAAAATATTTGTTGGCCGCTGCACAGAAGACATGACGCCTGATGAGTTGAGGCAGTACTTTATGCAGTATGGTGAAGTCACCGACGTCTTCATTCCCAAACCTTTCCGTGCATTCGCTTTTGTCACGTTTGCTGATGATCAG GTTGCCCAGGCCTTGTGTGGAGAAGACTTGATCATCAAGGGTGTCAGCGTTCACATCTCCAACGCTGAGCCCAAGCACAATAATAGTAGGCAAATGATGGATCGAGGGCGGTTTGGGGTTGGTGGGTTTGGTCAGGGCTACGGCAGTAATCGAGGGGGGCTAAGCAGCGGCAGTGGAGGAGTTAACTTTGGGGCTCTGGGTCTTAACCCAGCAATGGTGGCAGCTGCTCAGGCAGCTCTTCAAAGCAGTTGGGGAATGATGGGCATGCTAGCTAACCAGCAGGGTCTGACAACAACGTCAGGGACAGCCACGACCACCCGAGATCAGACTTACAGCTCTGCAAGTACGAGTTACAGCAGCCCCAGCTCAGCTAGCCTCGGTTGGCCTGCAGGCAATAACAACGCCTCCAGCAGTGGCTTCAGCTCTGGGTTTGGCACGTCTATGGAGTCAAAGTCATCTAGTTGGGGAATGTAG